One window from the genome of Acinetobacter lanii encodes:
- a CDS encoding DUF3820 family protein, whose amino-acid sequence MQAIILDTETHTLNGLPIEIAYAPIEINAGKLSLDRSKMFDQLYSIGDEKISFAAMAVHHILESEIAGQPNFSTFTLPQDTTYIIGHNIDYDIRAIQQCGVDTSHIKAICTLALARLVWPDAEAHNISALIYMISKGSEKAREMLKGAHRADADIILTANILMHIIYKLNIQNIEELFEASEDARIPRSINFGKHRGSKIVDLPSDYVSWLLRQEDLDPYLKKALEKAKIETL is encoded by the coding sequence ATGCAAGCAATTATTCTCGATACTGAAACACATACTTTAAATGGTCTTCCGATTGAGATTGCTTATGCACCGATTGAAATTAATGCCGGCAAGCTCAGCCTCGATCGTTCTAAAATGTTTGATCAGTTGTATAGCATTGGTGATGAAAAAATCTCATTTGCAGCCATGGCGGTGCATCATATTTTAGAGTCTGAAATTGCGGGACAACCGAATTTTTCTACCTTTACCTTACCGCAAGACACCACCTATATCATTGGGCATAACATCGATTATGATATTCGTGCCATTCAACAATGTGGCGTCGATACCTCTCATATTAAAGCCATTTGTACCCTTGCGCTTGCACGTTTGGTTTGGCCAGATGCTGAAGCACATAATATTTCAGCGCTCATTTATATGATCAGTAAGGGCAGTGAAAAAGCCCGTGAAATGCTCAAAGGTGCACACCGTGCCGATGCAGACATTATTTTGACTGCCAATATTTTGATGCACATCATCTATAAACTAAATATTCAAAACATTGAAGAATTATTTGAAGCCTCTGAAGATGCACGTATTCCACGATCGATCAATTTTGGCAAACATCGAGGTTCTAAAATTGTAGATCTGCCTTCAGATTATGTTTCGTGGTTACTTCGTCAGGAAGACTTAGACCCTTATCTTAAAAAAGCGCTTGAAAAAGCCAAAATTGAAACGCTATAA
- the glyA gene encoding serine hydroxymethyltransferase, with amino-acid sequence MFANISVAEFDPEIAQAITNEDARQEAHIELIASENYCSPAVMEAQGSKLTNKYAEGYPGKRYYGGCEYVDVIEQLAIDRAKALFGADYANVQPHAGSQANSAVYLALLNPGDTVLGMSLAHGGHLTHGSKVSFSGKTYNAIQYGLNPETGEIDYEEVERLAVEHKPRMIVAGFSAYSQIVDWQRFRDIADKVGAYLFVDMAHVAGLVAAGVYPSPVQIADVTTTTTHKTLRGPRSGLILAKANEEIEKKLQSAVFPGNQGGPLVHAVAAKAICFKEAMAPEYKEYQKQVVVNAKAMAEVLIARGYDVVSGGTENHLFLLSLIKQDITGKDADAWLGAAHITVNKNSVPNDPRSPFVTSGIRVGTPAVTTRGFGEAEVRELAGWIADILDSKGDEAVIAAVKEKVAAVCAKFPVYAN; translated from the coding sequence ATGTTTGCCAATATCTCAGTTGCTGAATTTGATCCAGAAATTGCACAAGCAATCACTAACGAAGATGCTCGCCAAGAAGCGCACATCGAGTTAATTGCTTCAGAAAACTACTGTTCACCAGCAGTTATGGAAGCTCAAGGCTCAAAACTAACCAATAAATATGCAGAAGGCTACCCAGGCAAACGCTACTATGGCGGTTGTGAATACGTAGACGTGATTGAACAATTGGCCATTGACCGTGCTAAAGCGCTTTTTGGTGCTGACTATGCAAACGTTCAGCCACATGCGGGTTCTCAAGCAAACTCTGCGGTTTACTTAGCATTGCTTAACCCAGGCGATACAGTTTTGGGGATGAGTCTTGCTCACGGTGGTCACTTGACTCACGGTTCTAAAGTAAGTTTCTCTGGTAAAACATACAATGCGATTCAATACGGTCTAAACCCTGAAACAGGTGAGATCGATTACGAAGAAGTTGAACGTTTAGCAGTAGAACATAAGCCACGTATGATCGTTGCGGGTTTCTCTGCGTATAGCCAAATCGTAGATTGGCAACGTTTCCGTGATATCGCGGACAAAGTTGGCGCTTACTTATTTGTAGACATGGCACATGTTGCAGGTCTTGTGGCTGCGGGTGTTTACCCAAGCCCAGTGCAAATTGCTGACGTAACCACAACAACGACCCATAAAACACTTCGTGGCCCACGTTCTGGTTTAATCCTTGCGAAAGCAAACGAAGAAATCGAGAAAAAACTTCAATCTGCAGTATTCCCAGGTAACCAAGGTGGTCCTTTGGTTCACGCAGTTGCAGCGAAAGCAATTTGCTTTAAAGAAGCAATGGCACCTGAATACAAAGAATACCAAAAACAAGTGGTTGTAAACGCTAAAGCGATGGCTGAAGTATTAATTGCCCGTGGTTACGATGTTGTGTCTGGTGGTACTGAAAACCATTTATTCTTATTGTCTTTAATTAAACAAGACATTACAGGTAAAGATGCCGATGCTTGGTTAGGTGCTGCTCACATTACTGTGAACAAAAACTCAGTACCAAACGATCCACGCTCTCCATTTGTGACTTCAGGTATCCGTGTAGGTACACCTGCAGTAACCACACGTGGTTTCGGTGAAGCAGAAGTACGTGAGCTTGCAGGTTGGATCGCAGATATCCTAGACAGCAAAGGTGACGAAGCTGTTATCGCGGCTGTGAAAGAAAAAGTTGCTGCAGTATGTGCGAAATTCCCTGTATACGCGAACTAA
- the rnk gene encoding nucleoside diphosphate kinase regulator, whose protein sequence is MSKPQIILSKQDLNRLETMLDNQPKLTPTMMQLEDELARAEVVAPENVPVNVVSMNARVSLTIAPSKTASEITLVYPHEFKGEKGQVNIVAPIGAAILGLAEGQSIEWPQPDGQIMKVTIEKVLYQPERDGNYL, encoded by the coding sequence ATGAGTAAACCCCAGATTATTTTATCCAAACAGGATTTAAACCGTTTAGAAACCATGTTGGACAATCAACCTAAATTGACACCGACCATGATGCAGCTTGAAGATGAGCTGGCTCGTGCGGAGGTTGTTGCGCCGGAAAATGTTCCAGTCAATGTGGTGAGTATGAATGCACGTGTTTCGCTGACCATTGCGCCGTCGAAGACAGCAAGTGAAATTACCCTCGTTTATCCGCATGAGTTTAAAGGCGAAAAAGGTCAAGTGAATATTGTTGCACCCATTGGTGCTGCAATTTTGGGTCTTGCAGAAGGGCAAAGTATTGAATGGCCACAACCCGATGGTCAGATAATGAAAGTCACTATTGAAAAAGTGTTATATCAGCCTGAACGTGACGGGAATTACTTATAG
- a CDS encoding DUF3106 domain-containing protein: MAAKHVALAFCALSFLQTSFAGYERFWIFSKDANTQASESWDRLSEEEQRALIKRYQNLKEIPEEQRIALQQRMDWFTQLPETEKNQMREAWQQMSTSERNELRKKMSMTTDNQKRKEIREEYLNKYMPEKNIVQKH; encoded by the coding sequence ATGGCAGCTAAACATGTCGCTTTGGCTTTTTGTGCCTTGAGTTTCTTGCAAACCAGTTTTGCAGGCTATGAACGCTTTTGGATTTTTTCCAAAGATGCCAATACACAGGCATCAGAATCTTGGGATCGCCTGTCTGAAGAAGAGCAGCGTGCCTTAATCAAACGCTATCAGAATCTTAAAGAAATTCCTGAAGAACAGCGCATCGCTTTGCAGCAACGCATGGATTGGTTTACCCAACTCCCTGAAACTGAAAAGAATCAAATGCGTGAAGCGTGGCAACAAATGAGTACCAGTGAACGCAATGAGTTACGTAAAAAAATGTCGATGACGACCGACAATCAAAAACGTAAAGAAATCCGTGAAGAATATCTAAATAAATATATGCCTGAGAAAAATATTGTTCAAAAGCATTAA
- a CDS encoding RNA polymerase sigma factor, with protein sequence MDLAPKKSQPEDASVLASTAEQRLKYFMREVTGRALVMMESATQGHNGIAMDLVQEAFISLHKSYAEKSTDEWYPLFYTILNNKLQDWRRKESRRAFPFSLFKKSDLDSDEDEVMDIVDESTPNPLQFLAQELAVEEIQHAISKLPVRQQQAFMLRAWEGFDTSTTAEIMQCSEGSVKTHYHRAIQGLRNSLSHLNPNMGGSSDEE encoded by the coding sequence ATGGATTTAGCACCGAAAAAGTCACAGCCTGAAGATGCGAGTGTTCTTGCGAGCACGGCTGAACAACGCCTGAAATATTTCATGCGTGAAGTGACTGGACGGGCCTTAGTCATGATGGAAAGTGCAACGCAAGGTCATAATGGCATTGCCATGGACTTGGTGCAAGAAGCCTTTATTTCGCTCCATAAATCATATGCAGAAAAGTCTACCGATGAATGGTATCCCCTTTTCTACACCATTTTGAATAACAAATTACAAGATTGGCGTCGTAAAGAATCTCGTCGTGCATTTCCATTTTCATTGTTTAAAAAATCTGATCTAGACTCAGATGAAGATGAAGTGATGGATATAGTGGATGAATCCACACCCAATCCTTTGCAATTCCTTGCACAGGAACTTGCGGTAGAAGAGATTCAACATGCAATTTCTAAGCTTCCTGTTCGTCAGCAACAAGCTTTTATGCTTCGTGCTTGGGAAGGCTTTGACACCAGTACCACCGCTGAAATCATGCAGTGTTCCGAAGGCAGTGTCAAAACCCATTACCACCGTGCGATTCAAGGTCTTAGAAATTCACTGTCTCATTTAAATCCTAATATGGGGGGATCATCGGATGAAGAATGA
- a CDS encoding TrmH family RNA methyltransferase produces MALIYLESKDNPKIKHLRGLIEQNTYRKKQGQTVLEGTHLCLAWLEQSRQITSIFTTEKAIEHEDFDKIAEQYKGTVFVIGESLYKELSTLGTSLACLAVVDIPSSSHALNFDADTLILESIQDPGNVGTLLRSAAAAGIKQIVSTKGSASLWSPRVLRAGMGAHFAVNTYENVELQDILQKFSIPVYVTSSHESESLYSKDLTQPSVWILGNEGQGVSDYALANAAAVSIPQPGGQESLNVAIAGSICFFEMVRQRI; encoded by the coding sequence ATGGCACTGATTTACCTAGAATCAAAAGACAACCCTAAAATTAAGCACTTACGTGGCCTAATTGAGCAAAACACCTACCGTAAAAAACAAGGTCAAACCGTACTTGAAGGTACGCATTTGTGTTTAGCGTGGTTGGAACAAAGTCGTCAAATTACTTCGATTTTTACCACTGAAAAAGCCATTGAACACGAAGATTTTGACAAAATTGCTGAACAATACAAAGGTACAGTATTTGTTATCGGTGAATCTTTATATAAAGAACTCAGTACTTTAGGTACGAGCCTAGCCTGCTTAGCAGTCGTAGACATCCCCTCTTCAAGTCATGCCTTAAACTTTGACGCAGACACCCTCATTCTTGAAAGCATTCAAGATCCGGGCAATGTCGGGACTTTATTGCGTTCAGCGGCTGCTGCAGGGATTAAACAAATCGTATCGACTAAAGGCTCTGCATCTCTGTGGTCACCACGTGTGTTACGTGCCGGCATGGGCGCTCACTTTGCGGTGAATACCTATGAAAATGTTGAACTTCAAGACATTTTGCAAAAATTCAGTATTCCGGTGTATGTGACCAGTTCACATGAGTCAGAGAGCCTCTATAGCAAAGATTTAACCCAACCAAGCGTGTGGATCTTAGGCAATGAAGGTCAAGGAGTTTCTGACTATGCGCTTGCTAATGCTGCTGCGGTGAGCATTCCACAACCCGGTGGTCAGGAATCTTTGAATGTTGCGATTGCAGGTTCAATCTGTTTCTTTGAAATGGTGCGTCAGCGCATTTAA
- a CDS encoding class 1 fructose-bisphosphatase: MSNRTLSQYLEQQQGNLTPELANVIQTIAETCKRIDVLLQKGALAGVLGSAQHENVQGEEQKKLDVISNDYLIDALKSNANVGGLASEELDEFTPAQENGKYLVLFDPLDGSSNIDINMCVGTIFSILPAKNAVTQAEDFMQAGTEQVAAGYVLYGPSSMMALTVGAGTVFFTFDPESKEFLLTSENIQVAADTKEYAINASNARHWEAPVKRYIDELQAGKTSIREKDFNMRWVACMVGDIHRILCRSGIFLYPYDTKDPKKAGRLRLMYEANPMSMLMEQAGGASTTGRVRILEIQPTELHQRVPVVIGSKNEVELVTAYHN, translated from the coding sequence ATGTCGAATCGCACACTCTCCCAATACTTAGAACAACAACAAGGGAATCTCACACCTGAACTTGCCAATGTGATTCAAACCATTGCTGAGACATGCAAACGCATTGACGTATTGTTGCAAAAAGGTGCCTTGGCAGGTGTTTTAGGTAGCGCACAACATGAAAATGTACAAGGCGAAGAACAAAAGAAACTCGATGTCATTTCAAATGACTATTTGATTGATGCATTGAAAAGCAATGCCAACGTGGGCGGTTTAGCATCTGAAGAACTCGATGAGTTCACCCCTGCACAAGAAAACGGTAAATACCTTGTGTTGTTCGATCCACTTGATGGTTCAAGCAACATCGACATCAACATGTGTGTAGGGACCATCTTCTCGATTCTTCCTGCAAAAAATGCAGTGACTCAAGCAGAAGACTTCATGCAAGCAGGGACTGAGCAAGTGGCTGCAGGTTATGTACTGTATGGTCCATCAAGCATGATGGCTTTGACTGTGGGTGCAGGTACGGTATTCTTCACGTTTGATCCTGAATCTAAAGAATTTTTGCTGACATCTGAAAACATTCAAGTGGCTGCAGACACCAAAGAATATGCGATCAATGCATCGAATGCACGTCATTGGGAAGCGCCTGTAAAACGTTATATCGACGAACTACAAGCGGGCAAAACCTCTATCCGTGAAAAAGACTTCAACATGCGTTGGGTGGCATGTATGGTGGGTGATATTCACCGTATTCTTTGCCGTAGCGGTATTTTCTTATATCCATACGACACCAAAGACCCGAAAAAAGCCGGTCGTCTACGCTTAATGTATGAAGCAAACCCAATGAGTATGTTGATGGAACAAGCGGGTGGTGCATCAACCACTGGACGTGTCCGCATTCTTGAGATCCAACCGACCGAATTACACCAACGTGTACCGGTGGTGATTGGCTCTAAAAACGAAGTTGAATTGGTAACTGCTTACCACAACTAA
- a CDS encoding NF038105 family protein produces MTIEKFEATPTATEGIDLASISSEKSQAAWKEYEAKPEYKKFNKHDLIESMQPPSPMPVPTQS; encoded by the coding sequence ATGACAATTGAGAAATTTGAAGCGACTCCAACTGCAACTGAAGGTATTGATTTGGCGAGCATTAGCTCAGAAAAATCACAAGCTGCTTGGAAAGAATACGAAGCAAAACCAGAATATAAGAAGTTTAATAAACATGACTTGATCGAATCGATGCAACCGCCAAGTCCCATGCCAGTCCCAACGCAATCTTAA
- the pal gene encoding peptidoglycan-associated lipoprotein Pal yields the protein MKAIKTLALPLLALSVAMTGCASRKPATDLTTSTAPTTATTVNTAGLSEDAALDAQNLQGASAKGVTEANKAFLAKRVVHFDYDSSDLSNEDYQTLQAHAQFLLANANSKLALTGHTDERGTREYNMALGERRAKAVQSYLITNGVNAGQLEAVSYGKEMPVNAGHDESAYKENRRVELNYEAVPPLLK from the coding sequence ATGAAAGCCATCAAAACTTTAGCGTTACCTTTGCTTGCATTAAGCGTAGCAATGACAGGTTGTGCAAGCCGTAAGCCTGCAACAGACTTGACAACGTCTACAGCGCCAACGACTGCTACTACTGTTAACACAGCAGGTTTGAGCGAAGATGCAGCACTTGATGCGCAAAACTTGCAAGGTGCGTCTGCAAAAGGCGTTACTGAAGCAAATAAAGCATTTCTGGCGAAACGTGTTGTTCACTTCGATTACGACAGCAGCGATTTGTCTAACGAAGATTACCAAACACTTCAAGCACATGCGCAGTTCCTTTTGGCAAACGCAAACTCTAAACTTGCTTTGACAGGTCACACTGACGAACGTGGTACACGTGAATACAACATGGCTTTGGGTGAACGTCGTGCTAAAGCAGTTCAAAGCTACTTGATCACCAACGGTGTGAACGCGGGTCAGTTAGAAGCAGTAAGTTACGGTAAAGAAATGCCTGTCAATGCAGGTCATGACGAATCTGCTTACAAAGAAAACCGTCGTGTAGAATTAAACTACGAAGCTGTTCCACCATTACTTAAATAA
- the tolB gene encoding Tol-Pal system beta propeller repeat protein TolB, with protein sequence MKMISKHILGLAIIAACSPAVITTSYAQLHLEIAKAPEEAPKIAIIPFSNDTSLYPIIENDLNRSGRFSSSSKNLPATASLNNANGPAWKAAGVPYVVTGDVKKNADGSLAVQYQLYDVEKGQYVLNELLTVPASRVRSAGHMISDAIYQALTGIQGDFSGRIAYVLRNPATPQQRYTLQIADTDGEQPRTVLSSRDPILSPAWTPDAKKIAYVSFETKRPAIYVQDLATGQREKLAGFRGLNGAPSFSPDGKSMLFTASMHDNPEVYQMDLETRQVKRMTNDTAIDTEARYTPDGKGFIFTSDRGGSAQIYKYTFADGTTKRLTFRGAFNARGTLSADGKYVALVHRPSGSNYKVAIQEISTGITNILTPTSLDESPSFSPNGQMVVYATRENNRGLLSIMSTDGKFRMNLPSEQGEVREPAWAPK encoded by the coding sequence ATGAAAATGATCTCTAAACATATTTTAGGTTTGGCAATTATTGCAGCATGTAGCCCTGCAGTAATCACAACCTCTTATGCACAACTGCACCTTGAAATTGCCAAAGCGCCTGAAGAAGCGCCAAAAATTGCCATTATTCCTTTTAGTAACGACACCTCTTTATACCCAATTATTGAAAATGACTTGAATCGTTCAGGTCGTTTTAGTAGCTCATCTAAAAATTTACCGGCAACTGCCTCTTTAAACAACGCCAATGGCCCTGCGTGGAAAGCTGCCGGTGTACCTTATGTGGTCACAGGTGATGTGAAAAAGAACGCAGATGGTTCATTGGCGGTTCAATATCAACTGTATGATGTTGAAAAGGGTCAATATGTGCTGAATGAACTACTCACTGTACCTGCGTCGCGTGTGCGTTCTGCAGGTCACATGATCAGTGATGCGATTTATCAAGCCTTAACCGGTATTCAAGGTGATTTCAGTGGTCGTATTGCCTATGTGCTGCGTAACCCTGCGACACCACAGCAGCGCTATACGCTTCAAATTGCCGATACCGATGGTGAACAACCTCGCACTGTCCTCAGCTCACGTGATCCAATTTTGTCACCTGCTTGGACACCGGATGCAAAGAAAATTGCATACGTTTCATTTGAAACCAAACGCCCTGCAATTTATGTGCAAGATTTGGCCACAGGTCAACGTGAAAAATTGGCAGGCTTCCGTGGTTTAAATGGCGCTCCAAGTTTTTCACCTGATGGCAAGAGCATGTTGTTCACGGCTTCGATGCATGACAACCCAGAAGTCTACCAAATGGATTTGGAAACGCGTCAAGTTAAACGCATGACCAATGACACTGCCATTGATACTGAAGCACGTTATACCCCAGACGGCAAAGGCTTTATCTTTACCTCTGACCGTGGCGGTTCAGCACAGATTTATAAATATACTTTTGCAGATGGCACAACCAAACGCTTAACTTTCCGTGGCGCATTTAATGCACGCGGCACCCTAAGTGCAGATGGGAAATATGTGGCTTTAGTCCACCGCCCTTCTGGCAGCAACTACAAAGTTGCGATTCAAGAAATTTCGACAGGTATCACCAATATTTTGACCCCAACGAGCTTAGATGAATCACCAAGCTTCTCCCCGAACGGTCAAATGGTGGTCTACGCGACACGTGAAAACAACCGTGGACTACTTTCGATCATGTCGACCGATGGCAAATTCCGTATGAATTTACCAAGTGAGCAAGGTGAAGTTCGTGAGCCTGCTTGGGCACCGAAATAA
- the tolA gene encoding cell envelope integrity protein TolA: protein MNRLKQPQSKENKIALGFTIGVHVVAISGLIFLGITKPPEPPKEIKTVLIKPEDLKPKPLVESDATETADTNVKAEVQQTADPVEDAPNIPTAAPPPVVPAVPKVDMQKAAEAAKQAAAEKAAALAAAKAAEQAKAEAAEKAREAKADANNKAKAEAAAKAQAEANAKAKAEAAQKAKSEAANKAKAEADAKAKTEAAKAKADAAAKAKTEAANKAKADAAAKAKAEAANKAKADAAAKAKAEVADKAKADEAAKAKADAAAKAKAEAANKAKADAAAKAKAEAAAKAKADAAAKAKADEAAKAKADAAAKAKAEAANKAKADAAAKAKAEAANKAKADAEAKAKADAANKAKADAAAKAKAEAANKAKADAEAKAKAEAANKAKAEAAAKAKAEAANKAKAEAAAKAKADAEAEERASSAKKAAEEAATKKAEAKKVASSAKRDFENKVRNAWRMPAGSSGEKATARVTLTDSGAVASVIVNASNPDVKASVEQAVRSAAPYPMPSDPDARREARSFTSSFTVK, encoded by the coding sequence ATGAACAGACTTAAACAGCCACAATCTAAAGAAAATAAGATTGCACTTGGATTCACCATCGGTGTCCATGTGGTGGCGATCTCTGGCTTGATTTTCTTAGGCATTACCAAGCCACCTGAACCACCCAAAGAAATTAAAACAGTCTTAATTAAGCCCGAAGACTTAAAACCGAAGCCTTTGGTTGAATCGGATGCAACCGAAACTGCCGATACGAACGTAAAAGCTGAAGTACAGCAGACAGCAGACCCTGTTGAAGATGCACCGAATATTCCTACGGCTGCACCACCACCTGTTGTACCTGCTGTACCGAAAGTAGACATGCAAAAAGCAGCGGAAGCTGCAAAACAGGCCGCGGCAGAAAAGGCAGCGGCTCTTGCAGCAGCTAAAGCCGCAGAACAAGCCAAAGCTGAGGCGGCTGAGAAAGCACGCGAAGCCAAAGCCGATGCCAACAATAAGGCAAAAGCAGAAGCTGCGGCGAAAGCACAAGCCGAAGCAAATGCCAAAGCGAAAGCTGAAGCTGCCCAAAAAGCGAAATCAGAAGCAGCCAATAAGGCAAAAGCTGAAGCAGATGCTAAGGCCAAGACTGAAGCTGCAAAAGCTAAAGCGGATGCCGCTGCAAAAGCGAAAACTGAGGCAGCCAATAAAGCTAAGGCAGACGCTGCTGCAAAAGCCAAAGCGGAAGCTGCGAATAAAGCCAAGGCAGACGCTGCTGCAAAAGCTAAAGCGGAAGTTGCAGATAAAGCCAAAGCAGATGAAGCAGCGAAAGCTAAGGCAGATGCCGCTGCAAAAGCCAAAGCGGAAGCAGCAAATAAAGCCAAGGCTGATGCTGCTGCAAAAGCCAAAGCGGAAGCTGCTGCGAAAGCTAAGGCAGATGCCGCAGCAAAAGCCAAAGCAGATGAAGCAGCGAAAGCTAAGGCAGATGCTGCTGCAAAAGCCAAAGCGGAAGCAGCAAATAAAGCCAAGGCTGATGCTGCTGCAAAAGCCAAAGCGGAAGCAGCAAATAAAGCCAAGGCTGATGCTGAAGCGAAAGCCAAAGCGGATGCAGCCAATAAAGCTAAGGCAGACGCTGCTGCGAAAGCAAAAGCTGAGGCAGCCAATAAAGCTAAGGCAGACGCTGAAGCGAAAGCCAAAGCCGAGGCAGCGAATAAAGCTAAGGCTGAAGCGGCTGCAAAAGCAAAAGCCGAGGCAGCGAATAAAGCTAAGGCTGAAGCGGCTGCAAAAGCAAAAGCCGATGCAGAAGCTGAAGAACGCGCCTCTTCTGCGAAAAAAGCCGCTGAAGAAGCAGCGACCAAAAAAGCTGAAGCGAAAAAAGTGGCCTCTTCTGCCAAACGTGACTTTGAAAATAAAGTGCGTAATGCATGGCGTATGCCAGCAGGCTCTAGTGGTGAAAAAGCGACTGCTCGTGTAACACTCACAGACAGCGGTGCTGTGGCATCTGTCATCGTCAATGCATCGAATCCTGATGTAAAAGCCAGTGTTGAACAAGCGGTACGTTCAGCAGCGCCTTATCCAATGCCATCAGACCCAGATGCAAGACGTGAAGCCCGTAGTTTCACTTCTTCATTTACTGTGAAATAA